The proteins below are encoded in one region of Paenibacillus sp. YYML68:
- a CDS encoding putative holin-like toxin — MELKDAITIMILFATFILALLTYIGNNYKRK, encoded by the coding sequence ATGGAGTTGAAAGATGCAATTACCATCATGATCTTATTCGCAACATTTATCCTAGCTCTTTTAACATACATCGGGAATAACTACAAGAGAAAGTAA
- a CDS encoding DUF309 domain-containing protein: MASQYDRLYVLFVYYFNVERDYFECHEVMEELWLEEGRDTLYQGLLQVAVGLYHYRNGNNGGAVKLMTAALEKLEGQPDDVLGIDLKRLREDSRIYLDKLHRLAEEPFAFYDLDIRILDAELSALVEELKLHPPSPHEEE; encoded by the coding sequence GTGGCTTCCCAGTACGATCGGTTGTATGTGCTGTTCGTCTATTATTTCAACGTGGAGCGGGATTACTTCGAGTGTCACGAGGTGATGGAGGAGCTGTGGCTGGAGGAGGGCCGGGATACACTGTATCAAGGCCTTCTGCAGGTCGCAGTCGGCCTCTACCATTACCGGAACGGTAATAACGGGGGAGCGGTCAAGCTGATGACGGCGGCGCTGGAGAAGCTGGAGGGGCAGCCTGACGACGTGCTGGGCATCGACCTGAAGCGCTTGCGCGAGGACAGCCGCATCTATCTGGATAAGCTGCATCGGCTTGCGGAGGAGCCGTTCGCGTTCTACGATCTCGATATTCGTATCCTAGACGCGGAGCTGTCGGCGCTTGTGGAGGAGCTGAAGCTGCATCCGCCGAGTCCGCACGAGGAGGAATAA
- a CDS encoding FecR domain-containing protein has translation MRKKSHLRRNRRGTLVRLLVTASLVSTTLSSPMALPAHASSVRSAIVSEVTGTVTYKKSGGSRSNTVYQDLTLNEGDSISTGSGAYAVLKIADRDDLITIDQNTEVYISELVEIDGAKKSKLKMWAGSLWSKVKSLVASSDEVEVATPTAVMGVRGTHFYTYVNPLTGQELMLVASGRVHVNTITATELMDTQGAVISPSESGKSVMVYPAQQVTLDKGQEVQDLKTKVEYVDINELVSVASPAVLGKIIENVPDILQENEKVKEQLKQKFEQGAQKPDPNAALFIPTDEVLKKIQSNIDAFLPNVAKQAVEQKKVTEQQIQNTNAKIAEAQKKLDLNNVPKLDPNAGKDPAAGKPVSKPAVQVGAGKEAEENRKAAPQQAIEQAKASTTSKAAENTKVETKLVQTAEQTLLNSYTASQQQQFNKAKTDNTAANPQPVQVPNSSGGGSSGEVPAKPELVSTAVTKALVNQEVELKLKAAAGTTVSVKKAGSTESPQSAAVVDGTATIKVKFSQRGTYTLHAYTTNSNGSSESISLPAIQVYEPAVKAVQAGPRSGSEVRLQLDIQDIVDGTTLNEKSFYAVEVHLLYDKTKLTYNGPKALPDNDGTLFDGANGAEVVRQDSGATQSELTYAGSLFQSSTSNPASEISLNGAKKTLAYIPLTVTTTDPSAEVTVAYVKVLDKAGDILFESSNSQKLTVSLTN, from the coding sequence GTGAGGAAGAAATCTCATCTACGTCGTAATCGGCGCGGTACGCTCGTCCGCTTACTCGTCACGGCAAGCTTGGTGTCTACGACGCTGTCCTCCCCAATGGCGCTGCCTGCGCATGCGAGCTCCGTTCGTTCGGCGATCGTATCGGAGGTTACCGGAACGGTTACATATAAGAAATCTGGTGGCTCCAGATCCAATACCGTCTATCAAGACTTGACACTTAATGAGGGCGATTCGATCTCAACAGGCTCTGGTGCCTATGCTGTGCTGAAGATCGCCGATCGCGATGATCTCATTACGATTGATCAGAACACGGAGGTATACATATCCGAGCTGGTGGAAATCGATGGCGCGAAGAAGTCGAAGCTGAAGATGTGGGCTGGCTCTCTGTGGAGCAAGGTGAAGTCACTCGTCGCAAGCTCCGATGAGGTCGAGGTGGCAACGCCGACTGCGGTCATGGGTGTTCGCGGCACGCACTTCTATACGTATGTCAATCCGTTGACCGGCCAGGAGCTCATGCTCGTTGCCTCCGGGCGGGTACACGTCAATACGATTACAGCGACCGAGCTGATGGATACGCAAGGGGCGGTCATCTCGCCGTCGGAGTCGGGCAAATCGGTCATGGTGTACCCGGCGCAGCAAGTTACACTTGATAAAGGGCAAGAGGTACAAGATCTGAAGACGAAGGTAGAGTACGTCGACATCAATGAGCTCGTATCTGTTGCATCGCCTGCGGTGCTAGGCAAAATTATTGAGAATGTGCCGGATATTCTGCAGGAGAACGAAAAAGTCAAGGAGCAGCTGAAGCAGAAGTTCGAGCAGGGTGCTCAGAAGCCGGATCCGAATGCGGCCTTGTTCATTCCAACTGATGAGGTGCTGAAGAAGATTCAGTCCAATATTGATGCATTCTTGCCAAACGTGGCGAAGCAAGCGGTTGAGCAGAAAAAAGTAACGGAGCAGCAAATTCAAAATACGAATGCCAAAATTGCGGAAGCTCAAAAAAAGCTGGATCTGAACAATGTGCCAAAGCTCGATCCGAATGCAGGTAAAGATCCTGCGGCAGGGAAGCCGGTGAGCAAGCCGGCTGTCCAGGTCGGAGCGGGCAAGGAGGCCGAGGAGAACCGAAAGGCGGCTCCACAGCAAGCGATCGAGCAAGCGAAGGCGAGCACAACGAGCAAGGCCGCTGAGAATACGAAGGTAGAGACGAAGCTCGTTCAGACCGCCGAGCAGACGCTGTTGAACAGCTATACGGCATCGCAGCAGCAGCAATTCAATAAAGCGAAGACGGACAATACAGCGGCTAACCCGCAGCCTGTACAGGTGCCAAATTCCTCAGGCGGCGGAAGCAGCGGCGAGGTGCCGGCGAAGCCGGAGCTCGTCAGTACGGCGGTGACGAAGGCGCTAGTCAACCAAGAGGTCGAGCTGAAGCTGAAGGCAGCAGCAGGGACGACCGTTTCGGTCAAGAAGGCGGGCAGCACGGAGTCACCGCAGAGCGCAGCCGTTGTGGACGGAACAGCGACGATTAAGGTGAAGTTCAGCCAGCGCGGAACGTATACGTTGCACGCTTATACGACGAATAGCAACGGATCGAGCGAGTCGATCAGCCTGCCAGCTATTCAAGTGTACGAGCCAGCGGTGAAGGCGGTGCAAGCCGGACCGAGAAGCGGCTCCGAGGTAAGGCTGCAGCTGGATATTCAAGATATCGTAGATGGCACCACCTTGAATGAAAAGTCGTTCTATGCAGTAGAGGTGCATTTGTTGTATGACAAGACGAAGCTGACCTACAATGGACCAAAAGCGCTGCCTGATAATGACGGCACGCTATTCGACGGAGCTAATGGTGCCGAGGTAGTGAGGCAGGATAGTGGTGCAACACAAAGCGAGCTTACCTACGCTGGGTCACTCTTCCAGTCCTCGACTTCGAATCCAGCTAGTGAGATCAGTCTGAACGGTGCGAAGAAGACGCTTGCTTACATTCCGCTTACTGTGACGACGACGGACCCTTCGGCGGAAGTGACTGTGGCCTATGTGAAGGTCTTAGATAAGGCAGGGGACATCCTATTTGAGTCCAGCAACAGTCAGAAGCTGACCGTCAGCTTGACGAACTAG
- a CDS encoding low molecular weight protein-tyrosine-phosphatase produces MKRSMNERKTAVLFVCLGNICRSPMAEAVFRNVVCEAGLEDRIRIDSAGTGNWHVGKPPHEGTRDILQRNGISCDGQRARQVSVDDFKEFDYIIAMDTQNEADLRRLQGAEAGSAQLLRLLELLPARALRDVPDPYFTGNFEEVYEMVTEGCLALLERIRDDWRREG; encoded by the coding sequence ATGAAGCGCAGTATGAACGAGCGAAAAACCGCCGTATTATTCGTCTGCCTTGGCAACATCTGCCGTTCGCCGATGGCGGAGGCGGTGTTCCGCAATGTCGTGTGTGAGGCGGGACTAGAGGACCGTATTCGGATCGATTCGGCCGGGACAGGCAACTGGCATGTCGGCAAGCCGCCTCATGAAGGGACGCGTGATATCTTGCAGCGTAACGGCATCTCGTGCGACGGACAGCGGGCGAGACAAGTGTCTGTGGACGATTTTAAGGAGTTCGATTATATCATCGCGATGGATACGCAGAACGAAGCGGATCTACGCCGCTTGCAGGGTGCAGAAGCGGGCTCGGCACAGCTGCTTCGTCTATTGGAGCTGCTGCCTGCTCGGGCATTGCGGGACGTGCCGGACCCTTATTTCACAGGCAACTTCGAGGAAGTGTATGAGATGGTGACGGAAGGCTGTCTCGCGCTGCTAGAGCGGATACGGGACGATTGGCGGCGGGAGGGGTAA
- a CDS encoding HD-GYP domain-containing protein, whose translation MSIENDKLLERIEQLEKRNRELELLLASASVLSRTDLVQEEPFSVSLIQSLVLALDSRDPYTAGHSSRVALYSLWIARKLGMSEEECRQFHRAALMHDIGKIGVPDRVLLKEESLTDEEFQVMISHTTIGARILSKLEPESRMVQATEVAKYHHEKMDGSGYPEGLLGEAIPFFARIAAVADAFDAMTTDRPYAKGRSYADGVKEIIRCRGTHFDPVVVDAFEAVMRERLGREFDRYVMKHGDLV comes from the coding sequence ATGTCTATTGAGAACGACAAGCTGCTCGAGCGAATTGAACAGCTGGAGAAACGTAATCGAGAGCTGGAGCTGCTGCTTGCTTCTGCTTCTGTGCTGAGCCGCACGGATCTTGTTCAGGAGGAGCCGTTCTCGGTCAGTCTGATCCAATCACTCGTGCTGGCGCTTGATTCACGGGATCCGTATACGGCCGGTCATTCCTCGCGGGTAGCGCTATATTCGCTATGGATTGCTCGCAAGCTAGGCATGTCGGAGGAAGAGTGCCGTCAGTTCCATCGAGCTGCCTTAATGCACGACATTGGCAAGATCGGGGTGCCAGACCGTGTGCTGCTGAAGGAGGAGAGCTTGACCGACGAGGAGTTCCAGGTCATGATCTCCCATACGACGATCGGCGCGCGCATCTTATCGAAGCTGGAGCCGGAGTCGAGGATGGTGCAGGCGACGGAGGTCGCGAAGTACCATCATGAGAAGATGGACGGCTCGGGCTATCCGGAAGGGCTACTGGGCGAGGCGATTCCGTTCTTCGCGCGCATCGCTGCGGTAGCGGATGCATTCGATGCGATGACGACGGATCGGCCTTATGCGAAGGGGCGAAGCTATGCGGACGGGGTGAAGGAAATCATTCGGTGCCGGGGCACGCACTTCGATCCGGTCGTGGTCGATGCGTTCGAAGCGGTGATGCGCGAACGGCTCGGGCGTGAGTTCGATCGTTATGTGATGAAGCATGGTGATCTGGTGTAA
- a CDS encoding Cof-type HAD-IIB family hydrolase — translation MNYRLIALDVDGTLLNDEHELSEMTIRTLHAVHAAGLRIVLCTGRGPGNAIPIFEEIGLEGVLITHNGASTVQSPGAGVLHEYAFAMRELEAVVRYCRERGVHFDVNTSWKLYVEKVAAPVALMYEQFLIEPVQVDDVLAMSEPVVKFTMFGEAEQMDRVEADLRGEALELPNSFHYIRSGEQFIDMMLSTVSKGHALERLASSWGIEREQIIAMGNYYNDVDMLQFAGLGIAMDNSPEGVKAAADEVTLSNNEHGVHAALVKHVLAPLHAAGLGQ, via the coding sequence ATGAACTATCGTTTAATCGCATTGGATGTGGACGGCACGCTGCTGAACGACGAGCATGAGCTGTCCGAGATGACGATCCGCACGCTGCATGCGGTTCACGCGGCTGGGCTGCGCATCGTGCTCTGTACGGGACGCGGGCCTGGGAACGCGATTCCGATCTTCGAGGAGATCGGTCTTGAGGGCGTACTGATCACGCATAACGGAGCGTCAACGGTACAGTCGCCGGGAGCTGGGGTGCTGCATGAGTATGCTTTTGCGATGCGGGAGCTGGAGGCAGTTGTTCGGTATTGCCGTGAGCGTGGCGTGCACTTCGACGTGAACACGTCCTGGAAGCTGTATGTGGAGAAGGTGGCAGCTCCCGTCGCGCTGATGTACGAGCAGTTCCTCATCGAGCCTGTGCAGGTCGACGATGTGCTTGCGATGTCGGAGCCTGTTGTGAAGTTCACGATGTTCGGAGAGGCCGAGCAGATGGATCGAGTGGAGGCGGACCTGAGAGGCGAAGCGCTGGAGCTTCCGAATTCGTTCCATTATATACGCAGCGGCGAGCAGTTCATCGATATGATGCTGAGTACGGTGTCGAAGGGGCATGCCTTGGAGCGGCTGGCTTCCTCCTGGGGCATTGAGCGGGAGCAGATCATCGCGATGGGCAACTATTATAATGATGTGGACATGCTGCAGTTCGCCGGACTCGGCATTGCGATGGACAACTCGCCGGAGGGCGTGAAGGCGGCCGCTGACGAGGTGACGCTCTCGAATAATGAGCACGGCGTGCATGCCGCTCTCGTCAAGCACGTACTCGCTCCGCTTCATGCTGCGGGGCTTGGGCAGTAG
- a CDS encoding quinone-dependent dihydroorotate dehydrogenase — translation MLYKKIAKPVLFRMDPEKAHHLMIDLMYTLGNVPGGRQTLKAMWGVGSYPELETEVVGIRFPNPVGLAAGLDKNGKAVPGFSSIGFGFMEVGTITPQPQEGNPLPRLFRLPEDGALINRMGFNNVGVEGMKRNLRSQGSRTIPLAINIGKNKSTPNEEAENDYRLCIQALYGYGDFFVVNISSPNTPDLRQLQHGDDLSRLLAAVKDEIRVQHAQFGGKEKPVLVKIAPDLTPEETEYTVATIVRSGVSGIIVSNTTIGRDGLAHPNRGEAGGLSGRPLTSKSTELIRSVYKLTEGNVPIIGSGGIFTAEDAYEKIRAGASLVEVYTALIYEGPPLLKQINQGLRKLLKKDGFKHISEAVGSEHRG, via the coding sequence ATGTTGTATAAGAAGATTGCAAAGCCCGTGCTGTTCCGCATGGACCCGGAAAAAGCGCATCACCTGATGATTGATCTTATGTATACGCTCGGTAACGTGCCAGGCGGCCGCCAAACGCTGAAGGCGATGTGGGGCGTCGGCTCGTATCCGGAGCTGGAGACGGAGGTTGTCGGCATCCGCTTCCCGAATCCCGTAGGACTCGCCGCTGGACTCGATAAGAACGGTAAGGCAGTGCCCGGCTTCTCAAGCATCGGCTTCGGCTTCATGGAGGTCGGGACGATCACGCCTCAGCCGCAGGAGGGTAATCCGCTGCCGCGCTTGTTCCGCCTGCCTGAAGACGGGGCGCTGATCAATCGCATGGGCTTCAATAACGTCGGAGTCGAGGGCATGAAGCGCAACCTGCGCAGTCAAGGCAGCCGCACCATTCCACTGGCTATTAATATTGGTAAAAATAAATCGACGCCGAACGAGGAAGCCGAGAACGATTACCGCCTCTGCATCCAGGCGCTGTACGGCTACGGCGACTTCTTCGTTGTGAATATCAGCTCGCCGAATACGCCTGATCTGCGTCAGCTGCAGCATGGAGACGACCTGTCGAGACTGCTGGCGGCGGTCAAGGATGAGATACGCGTGCAGCATGCGCAGTTCGGCGGCAAGGAGAAGCCGGTACTCGTGAAGATCGCTCCAGACTTGACGCCGGAGGAGACCGAATATACGGTGGCGACGATCGTGCGTAGCGGCGTGTCCGGCATCATCGTCTCGAACACGACGATTGGGCGTGATGGGCTTGCGCACCCGAATCGAGGCGAAGCAGGGGGCTTGAGCGGCAGACCGCTGACGTCGAAGTCGACGGAGCTTATTCGCAGTGTGTATAAGCTGACGGAGGGCAACGTTCCGATCATCGGCTCGGGGGGCATTTTCACCGCGGAGGACGCATATGAAAAAATACGGGCCGGGGCCAGCTTGGTCGAGGTATATACGGCGCTTATTTATGAAGGTCCCCCGCTGCTGAAGCAGATCAATCAAGGGCTGCGCAAGCTGCTGAAGAAGGACGGCTTCAAGCATATTTCGGAGGCGGTCGGCTCGGAGCATCGAGGTTAA
- a CDS encoding stalk domain-containing protein gives MNKVLRILLVSGLAAALATGGSASAASLLEGALLGADQKPLLTVDTAAGTGQLGSANGAAASATFRIPAGLAVKADGTVYIADSRNHEIRAMKDGKVELVAGTFFDVDDKGFPVGGMLDGQGELTLFTNPHGISLDKNGNLYVADSGNHAIRKIDASGNVTTLAGDGIIGLTDDVGGKARFYQPLDVAVADNGTVYVADTLNHVIRRIATNGQVTTLNAPSTRAVEVSRGQAAPAGDFADGELKNAKFNEPSGLVLDAKGNLYVSDSGNQRIRYIDLQQQTVTTVAGGGQASRLTDLYVPGEYADGPAAAARFHFPIGLALTDNGGIVVADSQNHSIRLIANGQVTTVAGTANQTTMEHDGVDRHTGFHRPVDVAVLKDGSLLVADAFNNKLRHVQPFKLPANLPQDDSVKVVLNNDWITFDAQPEITNGRTMVPVGAISEALGYKVTFDDATRAIQLIKDDVTIELYVDRTGIKRLVEGERAVEKETDAAPYMKQGRTYVPVRFFAEEIGLDVQWDGNSRTAIIRTKLQDNN, from the coding sequence ATGAATAAAGTGTTACGAATCCTATTAGTCTCAGGGCTGGCAGCCGCTCTTGCTACAGGTGGCTCCGCCTCGGCGGCTTCCTTATTGGAGGGTGCGTTGCTCGGGGCGGATCAGAAGCCTCTGCTCACCGTCGATACCGCAGCTGGAACTGGACAACTCGGCAGCGCGAACGGCGCAGCCGCCTCGGCGACGTTCCGTATACCTGCCGGACTTGCGGTTAAGGCTGACGGGACTGTATATATCGCCGATTCCCGTAATCACGAGATACGCGCCATGAAGGATGGTAAGGTGGAGCTTGTCGCCGGTACGTTCTTCGATGTCGATGATAAGGGCTTCCCAGTGGGTGGTATGCTGGACGGTCAAGGGGAGCTAACCTTATTCACGAACCCTCACGGCATTTCGTTGGATAAAAATGGGAACTTGTACGTCGCTGACTCGGGTAATCATGCCATTCGCAAAATCGATGCATCCGGCAATGTGACGACGTTAGCGGGAGACGGAATTATCGGGCTCACGGATGATGTCGGCGGGAAGGCTCGCTTCTATCAGCCTCTGGATGTAGCTGTAGCCGATAATGGCACCGTCTATGTAGCGGATACGCTCAATCATGTCATTCGCCGCATTGCGACGAACGGCCAAGTGACGACGTTGAATGCGCCCTCTACTCGAGCGGTGGAAGTATCGCGTGGTCAGGCCGCTCCAGCGGGTGACTTCGCAGACGGCGAGCTGAAGAACGCGAAGTTCAACGAGCCGAGCGGTCTTGTCCTAGATGCGAAGGGCAACCTGTATGTGAGCGATTCGGGCAATCAGCGCATACGTTACATCGACCTGCAGCAGCAGACGGTAACGACGGTGGCAGGAGGCGGTCAAGCTTCCCGACTGACGGACTTGTATGTACCTGGCGAGTATGCAGACGGACCTGCTGCAGCGGCTCGCTTTCATTTTCCGATAGGGCTGGCCTTAACAGATAATGGCGGGATTGTCGTTGCGGATAGTCAGAATCACTCGATTCGTCTCATTGCGAACGGTCAAGTGACGACTGTTGCAGGTACAGCTAATCAGACAACGATGGAGCATGACGGCGTAGACAGGCATACAGGCTTTCATCGTCCGGTAGATGTTGCCGTGCTGAAGGATGGCAGTCTGCTCGTCGCCGATGCCTTCAATAATAAGCTTCGACATGTACAGCCATTCAAGCTTCCAGCTAATCTACCACAAGATGATAGCGTGAAGGTCGTCTTGAACAACGACTGGATTACGTTCGATGCACAACCGGAAATTACGAACGGACGCACGATGGTGCCGGTTGGTGCAATCTCCGAGGCGCTAGGCTACAAGGTGACGTTCGATGATGCGACAAGAGCAATTCAGTTGATCAAGGACGATGTGACCATTGAATTGTACGTTGATCGCACGGGGATTAAGCGATTGGTTGAAGGCGAGCGTGCCGTCGAGAAGGAGACGGACGCAGCTCCGTATATGAAGCAGGGCCGCACGTATGTGCCTGTTCGCTTCTTCGCTGAAGAGATCGGACTTGACGTGCAGTGGGATGGGAATTCCCGTACCGCTATTATTCGCACTAAGCTCCAAGACAATAATTAA
- a CDS encoding pseudouridine synthase — protein MKTTLRLDKLLAHSGFGTRSEIKLLVKRGAITVNGKPIKDSGLQVHPERDDIQVEGEKVRYREFVYLMLNKPQGVVSATEDNRDRTVIDLVDAEYAHFELFPVGRLDKDTEGLLLLTNDGKLAHNLLSPRKHVPKTYYAKVEGAVNERDQEAFRAGVTLDDGYETMPAELRILLKGDPSAGLLSEIELTIMEGKFHQVKRMFEAVGKKVVFLKRLSMGPLKLDPELSTGECRELMEEELQQLQAHGSGSE, from the coding sequence ATGAAGACGACATTACGATTAGACAAGCTGCTTGCGCACTCGGGCTTCGGTACGCGCAGCGAGATCAAGCTGCTCGTGAAGCGCGGGGCGATCACGGTGAATGGCAAGCCGATCAAGGACAGCGGATTGCAGGTCCATCCCGAGCGCGATGATATACAGGTAGAAGGCGAGAAGGTGCGGTACCGGGAGTTCGTCTATTTGATGCTGAACAAGCCTCAGGGCGTCGTATCCGCAACGGAGGATAACCGTGACCGGACGGTGATCGATCTGGTGGATGCGGAGTATGCGCACTTTGAGCTTTTTCCTGTTGGGAGATTGGATAAGGATACGGAAGGGCTGCTGCTGCTGACGAACGATGGCAAGCTCGCGCACAACCTACTGTCGCCGCGCAAGCACGTCCCGAAGACGTACTATGCGAAGGTGGAGGGCGCGGTCAATGAACGAGATCAGGAGGCGTTCCGCGCTGGCGTGACGCTGGACGATGGGTACGAGACGATGCCTGCGGAGCTGCGTATCTTGCTGAAGGGGGATCCGTCGGCAGGCCTGCTATCGGAGATCGAGCTGACGATTATGGAGGGTAAGTTCCATCAGGTGAAACGGATGTTCGAGGCGGTCGGCAAGAAGGTCGTCTTCCTGAAGCGTCTGTCGATGGGACCGCTGAAGCTGGACCCGGAGCTGTCGACAGGCGAGTGCCGGGAGTTGATGGAGGAGGAGCTGCAGCAGCTGCAGGCGCATGGGAGCGGGAGCGAATAG
- a CDS encoding RCC1 domain-containing protein — translation MKTTNVRSRHGKLVLLASLTTLLAVSLSLPSFAANPAQQANDEPKPDKSYRLSLTEYQCSAYNSKGEIWVWSPKGTEPAGVKPVRASAFKDAASYHYSRGDKLMLKQNGTVWRHDSSKIDFMTGWPSNPDYFSYGALQITGLKDITKISSTHFINMALDKDGNVWMWNYLYPELGQVNLKTSEPVKLPLERKAVDISAGHNYLHVIQEDGTVWVRHESYGASLHRELTQIKGLTDIVKLSQGDSDVFYAMKKDGTVWTWGENPRGTEGMPSLSNIKPVQYEGITDVETIHTNGRTTLALTKDGTVWTWGRTMYCTINDCPNMSPDESYPMQPRQVDELRNIMDISVQPAHNMAIDHHGVLWSWGSNVSDQLANGTTESTEVPVRAAHLPSIQ, via the coding sequence ATGAAAACGACTAATGTACGATCTCGTCATGGAAAGCTTGTGCTGCTAGCGAGCCTAACTACCTTGCTGGCGGTCTCCTTAAGCCTTCCCAGCTTTGCCGCCAATCCTGCACAACAAGCAAATGACGAGCCGAAGCCGGATAAGAGCTATCGCCTGAGCTTAACGGAATACCAATGCTCCGCTTATAACAGCAAGGGCGAGATCTGGGTCTGGTCACCAAAAGGCACAGAACCGGCAGGTGTTAAGCCTGTTCGCGCATCAGCCTTCAAGGACGCGGCATCTTATCACTACAGCCGCGGAGATAAGCTCATGCTCAAGCAGAACGGGACCGTCTGGAGGCACGACTCATCCAAGATCGATTTCATGACAGGCTGGCCTTCGAATCCCGATTACTTCAGTTATGGTGCCCTGCAGATTACAGGACTCAAGGATATTACCAAAATCTCTTCCACACACTTCATCAACATGGCGCTAGATAAAGATGGTAATGTATGGATGTGGAATTACCTTTATCCTGAATTAGGTCAAGTGAATTTAAAGACCTCCGAGCCAGTGAAGCTACCATTAGAGAGGAAAGCGGTGGACATCTCAGCTGGTCACAACTATCTACACGTTATTCAGGAGGATGGCACGGTATGGGTACGGCATGAATCCTACGGAGCATCCCTGCATAGGGAGCTAACGCAAATTAAGGGCCTAACGGATATCGTCAAGCTGTCGCAAGGCGACTCAGATGTCTTCTATGCCATGAAGAAGGACGGCACCGTGTGGACGTGGGGAGAGAACCCAAGAGGAACCGAGGGGATGCCAAGCCTCTCCAACATCAAGCCTGTTCAGTATGAAGGAATTACAGATGTAGAGACGATTCATACGAATGGACGTACGACACTCGCTCTGACAAAGGACGGGACTGTCTGGACGTGGGGAAGAACAATGTACTGCACAATAAACGACTGTCCGAACATGTCCCCCGATGAATCGTACCCTATGCAGCCACGGCAGGTGGATGAGCTTCGGAATATTATGGACATCAGCGTACAGCCAGCCCACAATATGGCTATTGACCATCACGGTGTGCTTTGGTCATGGGGCTCCAATGTGTCTGACCAGCTCGCCAACGGCACAACAGAGAGCACCGAGGTTCCTGTACGCGCTGCACATCTGCCTTCCATTCAGTAG
- a CDS encoding co-chaperone YbbN, with amino-acid sequence MKKLAIYLSIIVVLFGVLYVLNQQSNNAKYGKHADNVYGIAPDKLHVETVKLLDDPNYQNIILPAELDKKLAAKESFFLYYFASTCSHCKVTTPILTPLAQELGADIKQFNLEEFKDGWSRYSIQYTPTLIYYKEGKEVERLVGAQEKAGLESFIKKHKS; translated from the coding sequence TTGAAAAAGCTCGCGATCTACTTATCCATCATCGTCGTTCTGTTCGGCGTGCTGTATGTGTTGAACCAGCAGTCGAACAACGCCAAGTACGGCAAGCATGCCGACAACGTGTACGGCATCGCGCCGGACAAGCTGCATGTCGAGACCGTCAAGCTGCTTGACGACCCGAACTACCAGAACATCATCCTGCCTGCAGAGCTGGACAAGAAGCTCGCCGCGAAGGAAAGCTTCTTCCTGTACTACTTCGCCTCCACATGCTCGCATTGCAAGGTGACGACACCGATCCTGACACCGCTCGCTCAGGAGCTTGGCGCAGACATCAAGCAGTTCAACCTCGAGGAGTTCAAGGACGGCTGGAGCCGCTACAGCATCCAATACACGCCAACGCTCATCTACTACAAGGAAGGCAAGGAAGTCGAGCGTCTCGTCGGTGCCCAAGAGAAAGCCGGACTCGAGAGCTTCATTAAGAAGCACAAGTCGTAA
- a CDS encoding GTP pyrophosphokinase family protein, which translates to MDGRDWKKFLIPYEQAVEELKVKFKTLRSELKTREQYSPIEFVTGRVKRISSILEKAKRLSVPMEQLETGIEDIAGIRIMCQFVEDIERLAEIIRAREDMTVLYVKDYINNKKPSGYRSYHIIVEFPVQTALGMKRVLAEIQLRTLAMNFWATIEHSLNYKYRQSLPEEVVNRLSKAAEAAYLLDQEMSSIRHEIMEAQELFEDMSNIVNKLMDGIQQLYFYHRVREAAHFQLRFNELWDSNDVWLLKELSNQVDEAISRAKKST; encoded by the coding sequence ATGGATGGTCGTGACTGGAAGAAGTTTCTCATCCCATACGAGCAAGCGGTAGAGGAGCTGAAGGTAAAGTTCAAGACGCTCCGCTCGGAGCTGAAGACGCGGGAGCAATATTCGCCGATTGAATTCGTTACCGGACGCGTGAAGCGAATTTCCAGCATATTGGAGAAGGCGAAGCGGTTAAGCGTGCCGATGGAGCAGCTCGAAACAGGCATTGAGGATATTGCCGGCATCCGCATTATGTGCCAATTCGTGGAGGACATCGAGCGTCTGGCCGAAATTATTCGTGCGCGCGAGGATATGACCGTGCTGTACGTGAAGGATTATATTAATAATAAGAAGCCGAGCGGGTATCGCAGCTACCATATTATCGTCGAATTCCCTGTGCAGACGGCGCTTGGCATGAAGCGGGTACTTGCGGAGATTCAGCTGCGGACGCTGGCTATGAATTTCTGGGCAACGATTGAGCATTCATTGAATTATAAATATCGTCAGAGCTTGCCGGAAGAAGTCGTCAACCGGTTAAGCAAGGCAGCGGAGGCGGCCTATCTGCTCGATCAAGAGATGAGCAGCATTCGCCATGAGATTATGGAGGCGCAGGAGCTGTTCGAGGATATGTCGAACATCGTGAACAAGCTCATGGACGGCATTCAGCAGCTCTACTTCTACCATCGCGTGCGCGAGGCGGCGCACTTCCAGCTTCGCTTCAACGAGCTGTGGGATTCGAACGATGTATGGCTGCTGAAGGAGCTGTCCAATCAGGTTGACGAGGCGATCAGCCGGGCGAAAAAAAGTACGTAG